Below is a window of Malania oleifera isolate guangnan ecotype guangnan chromosome 1, ASM2987363v1, whole genome shotgun sequence DNA.
TTTCTGGAAAATATTGAAAAGGGATAAATGTATATACGGAAATGATTTTATGGGAATAGTGGAAATATGAAACACTGATATATGTGAATattgagaaatgtagaatatgggaaatatggaaatgattttttatgaaatggaaaaaaaaaatactgatatgtgcATACTGCAAATgttgaaatatatgaaaattgATATATTCCTATATTtgcttatatattattatgagatgaattgtGAAATTGAAATGCTGAGAATGAAACAGTAGAAAATGAGAAATCTACTaggaatattgttttatgaatattaaatgaaaatactGGATATGTAAATTTTGATTTATGAATATGgaaatattgcaacgtgaaattctacaatatgaataatGAAACATGGgaattgatttgtgaatgatgaagtgtgaatactggaaatgaaatgtgaatactgaaattgTGAATATCGCAACGTAATAATTGCAATGAATATATGTATTGATATGGGAAACGTTgatatgagaaaagtgaaataatggaaatgaaaactctGATTGATGGATATGTAAACCTTggcgatgggttatgatatcgagcaTGATATCGATGCTAATGGTTGAAAAgggcaaccacacggactcatggagcgtgtggcgtgactgTGCGAATGGGCTAAAGCAGAGTTGTTTATTGCCCTTTGGATTCCAGACCATGGTATGTGGCAAGCCATTCATTACTACAGACAAGTATATGatattatttgatctaaccaagttggccaaccacggttagattcAACCTTCGGGCCGCCTAACCTtcaccatagggggaagcatgacatgaagaaaaatcctcagggtagccatgggTTACATACACGACATGTTATGGTTACATATGATACCCATGGACTGGATAGCAGACTAGaaatggccatgagttacagacatgatATGGAAAGGTTATTGATGATACTCATGGGCcgaataaatgagaaaagaatgATATAATAGAAAGAAACTGAAATGAATGaaagatgagaaaaataaatgaGACTGGGGAATGGGATATAAAATTTATAACcgttgtgttttatatttatatagctaTTTGCACATATTAGATATCATATCAGATGAATAATGTTTTgaccgaatatatatatatatatatatatgtgtgtgtgtgtgtgtgtgtgtgtgtgtgtgtgtgtgtgtgtgtattgatgTAATCGCAgtcatattgccacacattgtcAATAACTTATtctgtcttattgagatgtgtctcacccaagtattaaatattttaggaaaccgagatCGAGTTGGTAATAGAGCTCCCTGATAGAGTGGAGCAAGGaccctgatatatagggtgagtgTTTGATCTAGGGATGGatgtttcccctagagttttgttattttgggatatTTGTTGATGTGTGTATTTTTGGATGggttatactctggtatgtataaTCACTGTggtgtatgtatatattgtcttccgctgatAAGTATTTGAAATTTAATGTGACCGGTATACCCGTGCCCAATGTGGGTTAggtgatatgtatggtatcaggGTGTTGACGTGTTCGATAAATATGAtgtaaaaaaaatagtatgaaaaattggggcgtcacataaATAACCCGAAAAAATGTTTGTGGAAGACGAAGTTGTACAATAACTAAATGAGGTCTGGTCTGCCGAACTAGGTAGGCCTTGCCTCAACATTTTCCAATCAATTAAAGGCTCTGCCTCGGTGACTTTGGGAACAGGGATGGAGACATAGCTAGCCTTCTTATTTGGCTTCTTCAGCGACTTCTCAAGGCTTTTCTCTTCCTGCTTGGCCAGGTAACGAGCCTTGGCCTTGTGTGTGGCAGCCTCGATGTGCTTCTCAACATCCTCCTTGCGCTTCTTGGCAGTGTGGGACTTGGTGCCCTCGACATCGCGCCAGTATTGCTCTTCCTTCTCGCAAGCCTCGCGGTCCTTGCGGTCAGCCTCAGTGGTGCTCTTGTGAGCTCTCGTCGCTTTGGCTTTGCTATTCGTGCCCATCGTCTTGAGATGGATCTCTGACCAGGAGTCCATTGTCACCAATTGGACGAAGCTGTTGTGAGCAACAAGGCTGCGGTGCTTGCCAGAGCACTCGAGACACATGAAGACGCTATACGATATTGACATCCATTGCGGGTTCTTTTGCGAGCAATCACGCAGATCTTGTTCGTCGGCTGCGATTGGAGTTCTCCGAGTCACTGCGATGCCACCATTGGACCCGATCCGAGAGACCCCATGA
It encodes the following:
- the LOC131149732 gene encoding uncharacterized protein LOC131149732, giving the protein MCLECSGKHRSLVAHNSFVQLVTMDSWSEIHLKTMGTNSKAKATRAHKSTTEADRKDREACEKEEQYWRDVEGTKSHTAKKRKEDVEKHIEAATHKAKARYLAKQEEKSLEKSLKKPNKKASYVSIPVPKVTEAEPLIDWKMLRQKEYLTL